From the Streptomyces sp. Sge12 genome, the window GGGCCTGCCGGGTCGGGCCCGCCCGGAACGCACTCGACCCCCTCGGTTCGCCGAGGGGGTCGAGCAGGCCGGTCAGGGGCCTCCCGTGACGAGGGGAGGCTCCGGGGCTACCAGTTCCCCGGGGCGTAGTCCTTGAGGAAGACGCCGAACAGGTCCTCGCCGGCCTCGCCGCGGACGATCGGGTCGTAGACCCGGGCGGCGCCGTCGACCAGGTCGAGCGGGGCGTGGAAGCCCTCCTCGGCGAGGCGCAGCTTGTCGAAGTGCGGGCGCTCGTCGGTGATCCAGCCGGTGTCGACCGAGGTCATCAGGATGCGGTCGGTCTGGAACATCTCCTGGCCGCTGGTCCGCGTCACCATGTTCATCGCTGCCTTGGCGGCATTGGTGTTCGGGTGCCCCGCGCCCTTGTAGCCGCGGCCGAAGACGCCCTCCATCGCCGATACGTTGACGATGTACGCCCGTCCGTTGGCCGCCTTGCGGGCGGCCTCCGCCATGGCCGGCCGCAGCGCGCTGATCAGGATGAACGGCGACGTGTAGTTGCACAGCTGGGTCTCGAGCAGCTCCACCGGGGAGATCTGGTCGATGGTCTGCACCCAGGTGTTGCTGTCGACGACGTCGGGCAGCAGACCGCCCGCGTCGATGGCGGTGCCGGCGAGGTGGCGTTCCAGGCTGGCGTTGCCCGCGACCAGGGCGAGGTCGGCGACCTTCTGCGCCTCGAGCCCGCTCACGCCGACGGGCAGCGCCGCCAGGCCGTCGACCGCGCCGGAGTTGAAGGCGCCGATGACCTGGTGGGCGGGGAGCTCACCGGCGGGCAGCGGGGCGGCCTCGCCCTCGACCAGCGCCGCGTAGGCGCTGGGCAGGCGGCGCACGGTCTGCGTCGCGTTGTTGATCAGGATGTCGAGGGGGCCGGAGGCGGCCACCTGGTCGGCGAGGGCCACGGCCTGGGCCGGGTCGCGCAGGTCGATGCCGACGACCTCCAGGCGGTGCATCCAGTCCGCGGAGTCCTCCATCGCCTTGAAGCGGCGGATGGCGTCCTTGGGGAAGCGCGTGGTGATCGTGGTGTGGGCGCCGTCGCGCAGCAGCCGCAGCGCGATGTACATGCCGATCTTGGCCCGGCCGCCGGTGAGCAGCGCGCGCTTGCCGGTCAGGTCGGCGCGGGCCTCGCGCCGGGCCCGGTTCTCGGCGGCGCACGTCGGGCAGAGCTGGTGGTAGAAGTAGTCGACCTCGACGTACCGCGTCTTGCAGACGTAGCAGGAGCGCGGGCGCTGGAGTATCCCGGCGATCCGGCCGGCCTCGGTGACCGAGGAGGGCAGGATGCCCTCGGTCTCGTCGTCGATGCGCTCGGCGGAGCCGGTGGCGGTGGCCTCGGTGACGGCCTTGTCGTTGGCGGTCTTGGCGGCGCGGCGCTCCTGGCGGCGGCGCTGCTTGACCGTGCGGTAGAGGCCGGCGGTGGCGCGGCGTACGGTGATGGCGTCCGGGT encodes:
- a CDS encoding SDR family NAD(P)-dependent oxidoreductase yields the protein MTVTEDSQDYGHAYGPGIDPDRLALCLSVLDELDKLDVDHPDAITVRRATAGLYRTVKQRRRQERRAAKTANDKAVTEATATGSAERIDDETEGILPSSVTEAGRIAGILQRPRSCYVCKTRYVEVDYFYHQLCPTCAAENRARREARADLTGKRALLTGGRAKIGMYIALRLLRDGAHTTITTRFPKDAIRRFKAMEDSADWMHRLEVVGIDLRDPAQAVALADQVAASGPLDILINNATQTVRRLPSAYAALVEGEAAPLPAGELPAHQVIGAFNSGAVDGLAALPVGVSGLEAQKVADLALVAGNASLERHLAGTAIDAGGLLPDVVDSNTWVQTIDQISPVELLETQLCNYTSPFILISALRPAMAEAARKAANGRAYIVNVSAMEGVFGRGYKGAGHPNTNAAKAAMNMVTRTSGQEMFQTDRILMTSVDTGWITDERPHFDKLRLAEEGFHAPLDLVDGAARVYDPIVRGEAGEDLFGVFLKDYAPGNW